ACTCTATTTACCAAAGAAAATGGTATCATCGGCATATTGTAAGTGGGATATGGGAATTCTATCCATACCTATTTCGACCCCTTCGTAAAGATTGCAATGAACCGCCGACTTCGCTAACCAATTTAGGCCTTCCGCCGCAATAATGAAAAGAAAAGGCGAAAGCAGATCACCTTGTCTAACCCCCCTCCCGAGCTTGAATTCTTTTGTCGGAGAGCCATTCACAAGTATCGAGATGGAAGCTGATTTGAGACAAGAAGTAATCCAACTTCGCCATTTAGAACCGAAACCCATCAAGACCATCATTTCGTCCCAAAAATCCCAACTAATGCTATCAAACGCCTTCTTGAAATCAACTTTGAAAACCATGCTTTTACGATGAGTAGACTTCAAAAATTCAAGAGATTCGTTTGCCACTAAAATGCCATCGATAATGTTCCTCCCTTTTATAAACGCACTTTGTTCAAATCCAACAAGATTCGGTATTACCTTCTTGATACGGTTTGAAAGTAGCTTCGCGATGATTTTATAGAAGCTCCCGATAAGCTAATTGGCCTATATTCGTTTAGACTAACCGGATTTGCAATCTTAGGAATTAAAGTGATGAAAGAGGAGTTGCAACCTGGAGAGATCGCACCCGTTTGCCAAAAGCTACTAATTGCTTCCACCAAGTCTTTACGAATAATTGACCAATTTTTTTTGAAAAATCGCTTATTAAAGCCGTCCGGCCCTGGGGCTTTGTTACTTGCACAACCTTTTAGGGCCTCCCATATTTCTTCTTCACTAAAACACAATTCAAGATCACTTGCTTGCAGCTCCTCTTAAAAAGGCGTTAAGATACTGAATCTCTTAAAATAACAAAATAATATACTTATCCATCAACCAAACCTTTTGGGATTACTTGCAATGTATGTATGTGATCTAATGACATTCCCCTTCCTTAAGTCCAATTCTGacttttttgagtcaaattgaacaTTTTAGTCTTTTACTTCAAATTGAAAATAAATTTGCAGAAACTGAAATTTGGGCAAATCAAGCCAAGCATTGGAAACTTGAGTTCAAGGGGTGTTTGAGATCACTTAAAAACAATTTTCTTATGGTTTACAAGCGCGTTTCAAATAAGCATCATCTCACCAGCttcataaataaaaatataaaatataaaaaatacaaaaaaacAAATTGCTTAATGTAACACTATCAGTCTATACTAAAAGCACACAAGATCTCAACTTCAACTCTGAGCAACACAAAGAAGCTTCTCACCttcattttataaaacttccaaaaAGACTCAATTTT
This genomic stretch from Rutidosis leptorrhynchoides isolate AG116_Rl617_1_P2 chromosome 11, CSIRO_AGI_Rlap_v1, whole genome shotgun sequence harbors:
- the LOC139876122 gene encoding secreted RxLR effector protein 78-like; this encodes MVFKVDFKKAFDSISWDFWDEMMVLMGFGSKWRSWITSCLKSASISILVNGSPTKEFKLGRGVRQGDLLSPFLFIIAAEGLNWLAKSAVHCNLYEGVEIGMDRIPISHLQYADDTIFFGK